The segment TCGGCTCGCTGGTCCCTTCCGACGAACTTCAAAATCGATGCTAATGGTGTAGATGGTGCCGTTTTAAgtgaaatgaaaggaaaagaggaagTTAAGAGGAACGAAAATGAGCTGGGAGTGAAGATAGTTAGTTTTGGGAGTAAAAAAATGAGGAAAGATGTGAATGTGGATTCACCGTATAATTTGGATGCCGTGGAAGAGAAGAAAGGGGAGGATTTGGAAGGGCAAATTGAGGTGAAGGGAGGGAAAGGGACTGCTAATATTGGGTATTTTATTAACAAAGTAAGTATTAAGTGGCAATTAGGggttttttttcccatttttgatatgtttaacttggcttgatatttaatttttaatatatatatatttgttgttGCTGCTAATGTGTTACTGCGTAACCCAATGAAGCTTTTGATTAGTGAGCTTAAGAAGAGTTTTTATTATCTCTAGATTAATCTTAGGGTGATATTTGATAAATCTGCAAAAGGTTTTGTTTTCTTTGCCTTTTTGATTTAATGCTAAGTAGTAAATTTAGTAGACACAGGAGAAAATATAGAATTTTATGAAATGGGAATTTGCAGAAAAGTTTAGGGTGTTTAGctgtgaatttttattttttttttaaaaaagggtttTCTTGCTGTTAGTAATGTGAGTGTCAAATGTAATGTTGCTTTAATGAATCTTTTAACTAGGAATACttatgaattttgatgaaatgagtttggggtgttatgcTTGGAATTGAGGGCAATAACTAAATGGAATCCAACTTTTTCATTATAAACTTACGATTCATGATAATGAACTTGGAAATATTAAAATCTAGAGTTGGTAGTGTTGTTGATTTGTTATACGGTGCTTGGGTTTATAACTCAAGTATCTGGATTATCATCTGGATTGCAAGATGACTGTGAATTGTGTTCTTTTATTGGAACATCATGAAATCGGAGCATCCACTTGGCATTTGTTTATCTTCTATAAAAAGTTACTACTATCTTAGGTCaattatttgattaaagaaaATCTATTCATTGTGAGAGGATTTGGTTACAGAAACTTCATGTTTGGTGTCGGCTATCCAATGGGATGTGGGCATCTGGAACTGTACAATCAACTTCTGGAGAGGAATCAATTGTTTCCCTCTCCAATGGAAATGTAAGttcaaatgtgtcatgatttttgCAATTGTATAATGACTAGAGTATACCTTTTGGCAGCTTggtgtttaatttatattatatggcTCTTGTAGGTCATCAAAGTCTCTACCAGCCAGCTCTTACCAGCAAACCCAGGAATTCTGGAGGGTGTGAATGATCTCATACAGCTCAGTTATTTGAATGAGCCATCAGTTCTTCACAATCTTAAGCGCAGATATTCTCATGATATGATATATGTAAGTAGGATAAAATCCTTGCTCATGTACTTATTTTTGAGGATTATCTCTGCTTCTGAGCttcattaatatatattttttctttgtGTAGAGTAAAGCAGGTCCGGTTTTAGTTGCCGTCAATCCATTCAAAGATGTCCAAATTTATGGGAAGGATTTTGTCACAAGTTATAGAGAGAAAGCTACAGATAGCCCTCATGTTTTTGCTATGGCAGACAATGCTtataatgaaatgatgaatggtgAATGAATCaattctttccttttttctttctaaaGTTAGCATAAAGTGATTGTAGCAAATTGTTTCTGATTATTTATTGTCTGTAATTTAAATTTTGCAGATGGATTAAATCAGTCTATAATCATAAGGTTAGCTGGATGTTTAATACTTGTAGTTATATATGATAATATATAACTTGTGGATCTTTAAGCAAATTGTTTGTTTTATGAACTGTAGAATTTCATAATCTAAATTTATCTTGCAGTGGGGAAAGTGGAGCTGGGAAAACTGAGACAGCAAAATTTGCAATGCAGTACCTAGCTTCCCTTGGAGGTGGATATGGTGGGAAAGAGTGTAAAATCCTTCGGACGCATTGTATACTTGAAGCATTTGGGAATGCAAAGACATCTAGGAATGACAATTCTAGCAGATTTGTAAGTTCTTCTTCCCCTCTTTCATTTGCCCTCTGTTCTTTACTGAAggtaaatatgtataaattattctCATGGCTAAAAGAATCAATGCTAATTTTTACCCTAGATGACCAACTTCTACTGTCATTTAGACATTTCACATCTCCTATACCTCAGAAAAAAACGTTGTGTTTATCACTCTTTCTGGTGCAGGGGAAACTTATTGATATTCATTTTACTGCATCGGGGAAGATATCTGGTGCCAATATCCAAACTTGTAAGCATggtgaaattgaaaaataaaatgctATTATACTTTATAGTAATAAAATAGTATAGACTAATCCTGGTTGCTGACTTGGTTTTTGTGCTAATATTGATTCACTGATGACAATTCTGGATAGTTCTTCTCGAAAAGGTGAGTTCTTGCCATAGTTCAACATTATATCAGGTTTTATCTTTGTTGTCATGTATTGTGTCTGATGTGGATGCTTTTTGTCACCTTTGAGCAGTCAAGGGTAGTTCAACTGGCTGCTGGTGAAAGGTCTTACCATATCTTTTATCAACTTTGTGCTGGCGCTTCACCAGCTCTAAGAGGTGCAATTTCATTTTACAGTGTTTTGCAATCCATGCTAGTTTAGAAAGTTGAAATCTGTATTATCTACGTGGAACTATGCTTGGACATGTTATTTCTTTCAAGTTGTGAAACTTACTTTTTAAGATATTGTATCATATGATTCGTATCATTTAAATATTCGGGTTGCCAAAGCATTCCTGCTACTTGGTCTTTTGTTCACTAGATTGAATCTGTGAAATATATTTATGATACTTGGAATCATGTCTTTGCAGAGAGATTGAATCTTAAAATGGCTAATGAGTACAACTATCTTGTCCAGAGTGACTGCTTGGTAATTAATGGTGTTGATGACGGTCAAAAATTCCAAAAGCTAAAAGTAATTCAGAAGACCCGATTTTAATGGTGCCATCAATAGTGTAGGCATTTCTTTACCCTTTAATTTCTGTCTCATTGGCTTTTAAGCAATAGTTTCTCCACTTCTGCAGGAAGCCTTCGATATTGTTCAGATTTGCAAAGAAGAGCAAGAGCAAGTATTTGCAATGCTTGCTGCAGTGTTATGGTTAGGAAATATATCATTTCAAGTAATTGACAAAGAAAATCATGTGGAGGCATTAGCTGACGAAGGTATATGTGCAGTAAAGACCTCATTATATTTGATTTTCATCATTAGTAGTTATATGCCTGCTAATATAATTAGTTGTTGGatctatttaaaattaattttttaatcagTCTTTTGTTTCATGTTTGTTAATATATTGTGTTCATAAGATCCTTATTTATGTGCGGTCTTTTTTATTCCTTGCTGCAGCTTTAACCAGTGCTGCCACGCTGATCGGTTGTGCACCACATGAACTGATGCAAGCTATATCTACTCATAGAATCCAAGTTGGGAAGGATAGAATTGCTAAAAAATTGACTTTGCAACAGGTTTGTTTAGTATTTGTTAACGAAATTGTTCTTTCTCAATCCCTCATAAGTTGCATTCTGTATTTGCTGTGATGCATACATTAACAAAATGATAATACATTAACTAAATTGTAATATAGGCAATCGGCACTAGAGATGCATTGGCAAAATTCATCTATGCAAGCTTGTTTGACTGGCTTGTGGAACAAATCAACAAGTCACTTGAAGCAGGCAAAAAAAACATTGGCAGGTCCATAAGCATCCTTGATATTTATGGGTTTGAGTCATTGAAGGTAAATAGTTTCGAAGCAGCTGTTTGGGGATTATCATTGTGAATTTCAGTTTGTCCAACCAATAATGTCGTCATCTGATTTTCAGAAGAATAGCTTTGAACAGTTTTGTATAAATTATGCAAATGAGAGGTTGCAACAACACTTTAACCGACACCTCCTTAAGCTTGAGCAAGAGGTAAGCAACTCAAATCTTTTAATTGCCAGAGTATTTGACTTTTGTTTAAGAATGATACCTCTATACTCTTAAGTTGGGATTTTGGTACTGTGCCTTCATCTTACTGAACATATTAATTTTCAAGCCAAAAGTTCTTTATAATCTAGTTCTCAGTTGTCTATTCTTATCTCTGGATTTGATTTCACTTCCTTATCTGAGATTATTATTTTGGCCAACTTCCTGTTATTTTTTTTCCTCATTTTTCAGGAGTATGATTTGGAAGGGATTGATTGGAGTAAAGTTGTTTTTGAAGACAACCAAGAGTGCTTGGACTTATTTGAGAAGGTAATTTGAAGGTTCAATGGTTTCTTTGTTAGCAAGGTTCATTTGAAGTTCCTAGGACTATTTTAAGGGATTGTTGAACTCTGTTCTGTATCTTATGTATCATGTGTTTCTTTGTATTCTATATTTTTTCCTTTTAGATAGAACTTGAACTTGGTCTAACTAAAGTATGTTGTCTTAGCTTGGGTGCTAATGTTGGCTGAAGATTTTATTTCCTTATCACATCTTGTTGCATTTCAAATAAAAACGTGCCTTTGTAATCTGTCTTTCTTCATTTTTGGTGTTTCTTTTGTAGAAACCCTTAGGGATACTTTCCTTGCTGGACGAGGAATCAAATGCACCCAACTCAACTGATTTCACCCTTGCTAATAAGTTGAAGCAACACTTGAATTCTAATTCATACTTCAAAGGAGATAGAGGCAGGGCCTTTTGTGTTCTACATTTTGCGGGCGAGGTCAGTTATTGGTCTTTAGAGGACAGTTTGAAATTCTTTTTAGGATTTGTCctttcattcaatttcaaaggAAATTAATCAAGAAAGTGGATAATATTCAAGAACTAGTTGTTTTGCTAGAACTTAAAGTCTGGTAAACCATGTGGCCTTAGGTGATTTCTTTGCTTCAAATCCACCTAAGTCAGCCTTACTCTTGAAAATGGGAATTCACAGGATTAGAACTTAAGTCTAGCAAACCACGCAACCTTaggttatttctttatttcaaatCCACCTAAATCAACCTTACTCTCAAAAATGAGAATTCACAAAGGAATTTCTCTAAGGCACCGAAATAAAGCAGAAAAGTCAGAAGAAAGCAATAGAACACGAAgtgtatgaataaatgttttcaaaaatattCTCTAGTTCAAGAATGAAGTGATTACAAATGAATGGGGAGAGCTTTATAGTTAAGTTTCCCCAGAACCAACAATACAGATCGAATTATATCAATGATTGAGATTAGTGCTTATCTATAAGATGACAGTTCTAAGGGATTTACATAATTATTCTGGTAAAAATATAAGTTATTGTAGTGTTTACATTTTAACCTGTATCTAAGTAGATAGGTATTGAGTCTCTTCCAAGCAATGAGCCAGTCTTGACGGGCCGAATAACCCCAAGGGAACATGAAGAGTCTAAAATGTGTACATTAGTTTTGGGCTCCTTTGTGCAGCTCGTGACATTCTCCCTCACTTGTTGACAAAGAAGAGAGAGATGGGAAAAACTAAAATTGCACTTTTCCGTAACAAAATAATTTAGTGTGCAGatgataatattaattatatttataaaacaatccATGTGCCTTTAATTAATATAGGTGTAAAGTAATCTTTATATATAGATGAACGCGTTTATTGTAATGGGTTTattgtatttaaattaaaaatacatttaattaaattatatttttatatataaaatatttacacaATATATAAGTGATTTATTTTATCTAAAATTTGAATACATTctaatttaattaaaagaaattatccACATGGCATTTAAATAGATCGTCCAACTTAGCATTGAATCTTATACCTtgtaatatatgatatatatttgaTTTGTTTGCAAGTTAATTAAATGGCATTCCATACTAATAAAATGGTATGCATACATGATTATTGATTTTATATGAATTCTGCCAGGTACACTATGATACTAATGGCTTTTTGGATAAGAACCGTGATCCACTGAGCTCTGAGGTAGTCCAACTTCTATCATCCTGTGACAGTCAGTTGCCACAATTGTTTGCCAAAAAAATGTTTAATCAACCTCTGCAATCAGTAACTTCATTGGACACAACAATGCAAAGTGTTGCTTTGCAATTCAAGGTAAATTTTCTTTCTTGTGATCCAAATGTATCTGTGATTATAGACTAATATTTGAATTTGCCTTTGAAAACCTTTACATTTCTTTGGCAATGAGGGATATCTAAAACTGTTTTTGGAAATATTTGTGTTTACCACATGCTGGCATGCTTTGTAAATGTGTTTTCTTCCATACTTGCAGGGCCAGCTCTTCAAATTAATGCACCAGTTGGAGAGTACAAGACCTCATTTTATTTGCTGCATAAAACCAAACTCCAAGCAACTCCCTGGTACATATGAAGAAGATCTTGTCTTGCAGCAGCTTAGATGTTGTGGAATTTTTGAGGTTATTAGAATCTCGAGGTCTGGATATCCTACTAGAATGACACATCAGGCATTTTCAGAAAGGTAAGGGATAAAACCTTTTTTAGTTTATGGCTAGTTTTAGTgtttttagtttctttttttcttaatattattttcagcATAGTTATCTTATATTTGTGCATTTCTCAGGTACGGATTCCTACTGTCGGAGCCCATTGTATCTCAGGATTCATTGAGTATTTCAGTTGCACTTCTAAAACAATTTAATGTCCTTCCTCAAATGTATCAAATTGGCTATACCAAACTGTTTCTTCGAACTGGACAGGTAAGTTCTTTACTCTTGTCGTTTCTCGGAGTTGGGCCTTCAAGTTAACATACTTCTGGAAAACAGAGTTTCAAACTTATTTCATTCTGTTTATGGTTTGCAGATTAGTGCATTGGAGGATAGGAGAAAACAGGTGTTGCGAGGAGTAATTGAGGTTCAGAAATACTTCCGTGGTCACCGAGCTCGTCGTCTTTTCCATGAGCACAACAAAGGAGCGAAAAGTATTCAATCATGTAATTTCTTCCAAGCAAAACTTATTTCCATTTTATATTACGAGCACCTATATTTTGCCAGttcacattttattattatttgcttATCAATTGACAGACATTTTCTTTCCAATGCAGTTGTCTGTGGTGAAAATATACGAAGGAAGTATGCTGCTGAGTCAAATAGATGCTCAGCATTTGCTTCTCAATTACTTGATGAGCAGTTGATGGCAGTCATATATTTACAATCTGGTAAATATACGTGGTAACTAAATTTTTCGCTTTCCACTGTACGGTTTTCTTATCATAACcactgttttttttttccttccattGCAGTAATCCGTGGGTGGTTGGCCCGGAGACATTTCAACAACATGCATAATTTGAAACAGTCAAACCGTGGAAGTGTAAAATCTAGACGAAAGATTGGTAGGAAGATTTTTGAAGCAAAGGTATTCTTTAAAAATATACTgaccatttatttttatttattgcttGCATCCAAGCATGTTTCTTTTCTCCTAGTATGACCCGTTTTATTGGCTGACCAGGACATGCCCCATGAGCAACAGATTCAAGTTCTACCTTCTGTAATGGCAGAGCTCCAAAGAAGGGTTCTCAAGGCAGAAACGAATTTGAGGCAAAAAGAACAAGAAAATGCCACATTACGGGAACAATTACAGAAGTCCGAGGCAAGGTGGTTGGACTATGAGGCAAAGATGAAATCAATGGAAGAGATGTGGCAAAAGCAAATGGTGTCACTGCAAGTAAGTTTTtctgtttttatatattaatatcaaAACATGTTTGTACAAAGGTGATAGTTGTTGACCGACACACAAGTTCTTGGATAAAAGTATC is part of the Gossypium arboreum isolate Shixiya-1 chromosome 5, ASM2569848v2, whole genome shotgun sequence genome and harbors:
- the LOC108465994 gene encoding myosin-2-like: MMLSVSPMAPAKSSLEEMLESLRRQDEVDKPKDLPPALPVRPTSKARLPSARWSLPTNFKIDANGVDGAVLSEMKGKEEVKRNENELGVKIVSFGSKKMRKDVNVDSPYNLDAVEEKKGEDLEGQIEVKGGKGTANIGYFINKKLHVWCRLSNGMWASGTVQSTSGEESIVSLSNGNVIKVSTSQLLPANPGILEGVNDLIQLSYLNEPSVLHNLKRRYSHDMIYSKAGPVLVAVNPFKDVQIYGKDFVTSYREKATDSPHVFAMADNAYNEMMNDGLNQSIIISGESGAGKTETAKFAMQYLASLGGGYGGKECKILRTHCILEAFGNAKTSRNDNSSRFGKLIDIHFTASGKISGANIQTFLLEKSRVVQLAAGERSYHIFYQLCAGASPALRERLNLKMANEYNYLVQSDCLVINGVDDGQKFQKLKEAFDIVQICKEEQEQVFAMLAAVLWLGNISFQVIDKENHVEALADEALTSAATLIGCAPHELMQAISTHRIQVGKDRIAKKLTLQQAIGTRDALAKFIYASLFDWLVEQINKSLEAGKKNIGRSISILDIYGFESLKKNSFEQFCINYANERLQQHFNRHLLKLEQEEYDLEGIDWSKVVFEDNQECLDLFEKKPLGILSLLDEESNAPNSTDFTLANKLKQHLNSNSYFKGDRGRAFCVLHFAGEVHYDTNGFLDKNRDPLSSEVVQLLSSCDSQLPQLFAKKMFNQPLQSVTSLDTTMQSVALQFKGQLFKLMHQLESTRPHFICCIKPNSKQLPGTYEEDLVLQQLRCCGIFEVIRISRSGYPTRMTHQAFSERYGFLLSEPIVSQDSLSISVALLKQFNVLPQMYQIGYTKLFLRTGQISALEDRRKQVLRGVIEVQKYFRGHRARRLFHEHNKGAKSIQSFVCGENIRRKYAAESNRCSAFASQLLDEQLMAVIYLQSVIRGWLARRHFNNMHNLKQSNRGSVKSRRKIGRKIFEAKDMPHEQQIQVLPSVMAELQRRVLKAETNLRQKEQENATLREQLQKSEARWLDYEAKMKSMEEMWQKQMVSLQTSLTAARKSLAADNGAGQLGRADVLSPRCYDSEDNVSMGSRTTGGNTPVLFSGAMPDVVGGRENGSLNALGNLLKEFEQRKQNFDADAKSLIDIRVPQQASNVNPDDELRTLRLRFETWKKDYKLRLKAAKARLHKRGHPESDKARRKWWGKLGSRA